A region from the Falco rusticolus isolate bFalRus1 chromosome 4, bFalRus1.pri, whole genome shotgun sequence genome encodes:
- the NPVF gene encoding pro-FMRFamide-related neuropeptide VF: protein MKVISTKKFILFALPIVVFLTSNSMCLDEPMKSSLQSREDDDGKYYEIKDNTLEEKQRSLNFEEMKDWGSKNMIKMNSPTVNKMPNSVANLPLRFGRNYPEERSIKPIANLPLRFGRAFGENIPRHVPKVSHRLGRSPLVKSSSQSLLNFPQRFGKSLSVNLSQDVQESEPGI, encoded by the exons atgaaagtcatCTCAACCAAGAAGTTTATCCTATTTGCTTTACCTATAGTGGTCTTTCTAACATCAAATAGCATGTGCCTAGATGAACCGATGAAGTCcagtctgcagagcagagaagacGATGATGGTAAATATTACGAG attaaAGATAATAccttggaagaaaagcaaaggagtctcaattttgaagaaatgaagGACTGGGGATcaaaaaatatgattaaaatgaACTCTCCTACAGTAAACAAGATGCCAAATTCAGTTGCTAATTTACCTCTTAGGTTTGGAAGAAATTAtccagaagaaagaagcattaAACCAATTGCTAATTTGCCTCTGAGATTTGGGAGAGCTTTTGGAGAGAACATACCTAGGCATGTTCCAAAGGTATCACACAGGCTTGGGAGATCTCCACTTGTTAAGAGTTCCAGTCAATCACTTCTGAATTTCCCACAGCGATTTGGGAAGTCACTGTCTGTCAATCTGTCTCAAGATGTTCAGGAATCTGAACCAG GAATATGA